From Ananas comosus cultivar F153 linkage group 8, ASM154086v1, whole genome shotgun sequence, one genomic window encodes:
- the LOC109713676 gene encoding lipid transfer protein EARLI 1-like, whose amino-acid sequence MATKSTASAAALFLALTLAFFAAATACGCGCSSCPSPTPKPPKPPSPTPKPPSPPGGGGKCPIDALKLGVCANVLNGLINIELGQPPKKPCCTLIQGLADLEAAICLCTALKANILGINLNVPIDLSLLINYCGKTVPDGFQCP is encoded by the coding sequence ATGGCAACCAAGTCcacggcctccgccgccgccctcttcCTCGCCCTCACCCTTGCCTTCTTCGCGGCCGCCACCGCATGCGGCTGCGGCTGCAGCTCGTGCCCGAGCCCAACGCCGAAGCCACCGAAGCCGCCGAGCCCGACTCCGAAGCCACCGAGCCCTCCAGGGGGCGGCGGCAAGTGCCCCATCGACGCGCTGAAGCTCGGCGTGTGCGCCAACGTGCTCAACGGCCTGATCAACATCGAGCTCGGCCAGCCGCCGAAGAAGCCCTGCTGCACCCTCATCCAGGGCCTCGCCGACCTCGAGGCCGCCATCTGCCTCTGCACGGCTCTTAAAGCAAACATTCTGGGGATCAACCTCAACGTCCCTATCGATCTCAGCTTGCTCATCAACTACTGCGGCAAAACGGTCCCCGACGGGTTCCAGTGCCcttaa